A window of the Hippoglossus stenolepis isolate QCI-W04-F060 chromosome 8, HSTE1.2, whole genome shotgun sequence genome harbors these coding sequences:
- the LOC118114379 gene encoding zinc finger protein ZFP2 yields the protein MKSTKKKCRLNKAKEEETPHYEVIVKSENEPGLDSEAEAGDVYTNGDGLSIRIKEEPHAQEICEETGGDTSSCSGVRPDSVTSWSDVQHPQGHVKDECHSPDHQPECELTGAAVKEEAESWIKEERDSEEEEEEEEEAGDIQEDSEEGEEVSTESSSEFFPCPHCTISFTDLDFLEKHVKWVHQKEYLDKLKKCLSSRTMNLIPKHSCTVCSSTFNSKVKLRVHVSEVHPSAPPRRLHPCPTCARSFQYLKNLKNHCQRWHSMSVVTRGGHLSCADCGKSFKATWGQGPHLCHEPVNTEPEDKPICLDIGVQCPKCGKKVRTPQSLEDHMRTHTGDRPFVCKDCGRRFVEHSGWRQHMKIHTGEKAFKCQVCGKTFLRSHHLKSHLTTHSGKKEYSCSECGKEFGFKSSLVLHLRTHSTERPFHCNVCGKNFNTPRNLRVHTKLHTNEKAHQCGDCGLKTVDLGTLKIHLRTHTGERPYHCTVCGNRFIRLAHLRNHQRTHTGERPYKCTECDKSFTQSGDLVKHKRIHSGEKPFECPECHRRYTTSGDLGKHRRSHTNLRPYTCQECGKSFRLSGHLKTHMLTHTGEKPYSCPNCLRRFARSHHLSGHVAKCR from the exons ATGAAATCCACCAAGAAGAAGTGTCGGCTGAACAAAgcaaaggaagaggagacgccACACTATGAGGTCATTGTGAAATCTGAGAACGAGCCGGGGCTGGACAGCGAGGCGGAGGCAGGTGATGTTTACACCAACGGAGATGGTCTCAGCATCCGAATCAAGGAGGAGCCCCACGCGCAGGAGATCTGcgaggagacaggaggagacaccTCGAGCTGTTCAGGCGTCCGACCGGACTCCGTGACGTCCTGGTCAGATGTTCAACATCCGCAGGGACACGTGAAGGACGAGTGCCACTCTCCTGACCATCAGCCCGAGTGTGAACTCACCGGAGCTGCCGtcaaggaggaggcagagtcgtggattaaagaggagagagacagtgaggaggaggaggaggaggaggaggaggcaggagacaTCCAGGAGGAttctgaggagggagaggaggtctCCACAG AGTCATCGTCTGAGTTCTTTCCCTGTCCTCACTGCACCATCTCCTTTACTGACTTGGACTTCCTGGAGAAGCACGTCAAGTGGGTCCATCAGAAAGAGTATCTcgacaaactgaaaaaatgcCTCTCGAGCCGCACAATGAACCTCATTCCCAAACACAGTTGCactgtctgcagcagcacctTTAACTCCAAGGTCAAACTTAGAGTGCATGTAAGTGAAGTCCATCCTTCTGCCCCTCCGCGCAGGCTCCATCCGTGCCCAACCTGTGCACGCAGCTTCCAGTACCTGAAGAACCTGAAGAATCACTGTCAGCGCTGGCACAGCATGTCTGTGGTGACCCGAGGGGGGCATCTGAGCTGCGCTGACTGTGGGAAGAGTTTCAAAGCTACCTGGGGTCAAGGGCCTCACTTGTGTCATGAACCAGTTAACACAGAACCTGAGGATAAGCCAATCTGTCTGGACATTGGTGTGCAGTGTCCCAAATGTGGCAAGAAGGTGCGCACACCTCAAAGTCTGGAGGatcacatgcgcacacacacaggcgacCGGCCATTTGTCTGTAAAGATTGTGGCAGGAGGTTTGTGGAGCACAGCGGTTGGCGGCAACACATGAAAATACACACCGGGGAGAAGGCGTTCAAATGTCAGGTGTGTGGGAAAACCTTTTTAAGATCGCACCACCTCAAGTCCCACTTAACGACACACTCGGGCAAGAAGGAATATTCTTGCTCTGAATGTGGGAAGGAGTTTGGATTCAAGTCAAGTCTTGTTCTCCACCTCAGGACACATTCCACTGAGAGACCCTTCCACTGCAATGTGTGCGGGAAGAACTTTAACACCCCGAGAAATCTGAGGGTTCACACCAAACTCCACACCAATGAGAAAGCTCACCAGTGCGGGGACTGTGGGCTGAAGACCGTAGATCTCGGGACTTTGAAAATACACCTGCGGACACACACTGGAGAAAGGCCGTACCACTGCACAGTCTGCGGAAATAGGTTTATTCGCCTTGCACATTTGCGAAATCACCAACGCACCCACACTGGTGAAAGACCCTACAAATGCACGGAATGCGACAAGAGTTTCACTCAGTCCGGCGACCTGGTGAAGCACAAACGCATACACTCTGGGGAAAAGCCCTTTGAATGTCCAGAATGCCACCGCCGATACACTACCTCTGGCGATCTGGGCAAGCACAGGAGGAGTCACACTAACCTGCGTCCCTACACGTGTCAAGAATGCGGAAAAAGCTTTCGTCTGTCAGGCCATTTGAAAACTCACATGTTAACGCACACGGGGGAGAAACCGTATTCCTGCCCCAACTGTCTCCGCAGGTTTGCTCGCTCTCACCATCTTTCTGGACATGTGGCTAAATGTCGCTGA